Proteins encoded within one genomic window of Pristiophorus japonicus isolate sPriJap1 chromosome 11, sPriJap1.hap1, whole genome shotgun sequence:
- the LOC139275915 gene encoding palmitoyl-protein thioesterase ABHD10, mitochondrial-like yields the protein MSSLEFLTRLPLPRLAYHRISAQNPGVVFLSGFQSSMNGEKALALEEYCRSAGRSFVRFDYTGSGSSDGNSKNCLLGDWKNDVLMVLDNLTTGPQILVGSSMGGWLMLLASLARPGKVAGLVGIATAADHFANAFEKLPPELRSEAKRMGQYRVPSKYSASGFYTIAYDFVKESEKHHVLQSTLAISCPVRLIHGMADDMVPWQISVKVAEQLASDDVDIILHKNGDHRMSQGDDLKLLVATVGDLMLRLTEKDLK from the exons ATGTCTTCGCTTGAGTTCCTCACAAGGCTGCCCTTGCCTCGTTTGGCCTACCACAGGATTTCTGCGCAGAACCCTGGAGTGGTCTTCCTGTCAGGATTCCAGTCCAGCATGAATGGAGAGAAAGCATTGGCTTTGGAGGAGTACTGCCGCTCGGCCGGGCGCTCCTTTGTCAG GTTTGATTACACAGGCAGTGGCAGCTCAGATGGGAATTCCAAGAATTGCTTGTTGGGAGATTGGAAGAATGATGTGCTAATGGTTTTGGACAACCTTACCACAGGACCTCAG ATACTCGTTGGCTCCAGTATGGGAGGATGGCTCATGTTATTGGCTTCCCTTGCTCGGCCGGGGAAGGTGGCTGGACTGGTTGGCATAGCAACAGCGGCTGATCACTTTGCAAATGCTTTCGAAAAGCTCCCCCCGGAG CTGAGAAGCGAGGCCAAGAGGATGGGGCAGTATCGGGTGCCATCCAAGTACAGTGCCAGCGGCTTCTATACCATCGCATATGACTTTGTAAAGGAGTCGGAGAAGCACCATGTGCTACAAAGCACCCTTGCGATCTCGTGCCCGGTACGGCTCATCCACGGCATGGCGGATGACATGGTCCCGTGGCAGATTTCTGTCAAGGTGGCGGAGCAACTCGCGAGTGACGACGTGGACATCATCCTCCACAAGAACGGCGACCACCGCATGTCGCAGGGCGATGACCTCAAGCTGCTGGTTGCCACTGTTGGTGACCTGATGCTCCGGCTAACCGAAAAAGATCTGAAATGA